The Chamaesiphon minutus PCC 6605 DNA window AATCCCGATCGAGTCACCTATGATTATCTCAAAGATCGCGATTTTGCCCCCAAAGGAGCCGATTGGGACAAAGCCATTGCTTGGTGGGAAAGCCTCCGCAGCGATAAAGATGCCGAATATGATGATGTCGTCGTCTTCGATGCCGCCGAAATTGCCCCCACAGTCACCTGGGGCATCACCCCCGCTCAAGGTATCGGCGTAGACGAACCCATCCCGACAGTAGCACAGATGCCTGTAGACGAACGCGCGATCGCCGAAGAAGCTTATCAGTATATGGATCTCGCTCCAGGCGCACCAATTATCGGCACTAAAGTCGATGTTTGCTTCGTTGGGAGCTGCACCAACGGACGCATCACTGACTTACGTGAAGCCGCCAAATTCGCCGCTGGCAAACAAGTAGCCACCGGAGTCAAAGCCTTCATCGTCCCTGGTTCCGAACGGGTGAAAAAACAAGCCGAAGCCGAAGGGTTAGACGTGGTTTTTAAAAACGCAGGCTTTGAATGGCGCGAGGCGGGTTGCTCGATGTGCTTGGCAATGAATCCCGACAAATTAGTCGGACGACAACTCAGTGCATCATCTTCCAATCGTAATTTCAAAGGTCGTCAAGGTTCTTCGTCGGGGCGGACATTATTGATGTCACCTGTAATGGTAATCGCGGCGGCGGTGACGGGTAAAGTTACCGACGTGCGGGAATTGATGAATTAAAATAATATTTTTCTAGTGGGGAAATGTGCGATCGAGTCGTAGGGGTGGGTTTATGCTGGAAATATTCGCTTTTAACAGCAATGCTCGAACAAACCCGCCCTACCCCACTAGTATCTACTTTAGATTTTAGAATGAAATTCCCTAAAATTTATGTACGCTAAAGAACTAATTCAATGCTATGAGGCTGGCGAGAGAGATTTCAAAGGTGTTGTCTTA harbors:
- the leuC gene encoding 3-isopropylmalate dehydratase large subunit; the encoded protein is MSKNTLFDKVWDAHTVATLPSGQTQLFIGLHLIHEVTSPQAFAMMRDRGLKVPYPERTVATVDHIVPTEDQSRPLADSLAEEMMQHLENNTKEHGIHFYNVGSGSQGIVHVIAPEQGLTQPGMTIACGDSHTSTHGAFGAIAFGIGTSQVRDVLASQTLALGKLKVRKIEVNGTLQPGVYAKDVILHIIRKLGVQGGVGYAYEFAGTTFENMDMEARMTVCNMAIEGGARCGYINPDRVTYDYLKDRDFAPKGADWDKAIAWWESLRSDKDAEYDDVVVFDAAEIAPTVTWGITPAQGIGVDEPIPTVAQMPVDERAIAEEAYQYMDLAPGAPIIGTKVDVCFVGSCTNGRITDLREAAKFAAGKQVATGVKAFIVPGSERVKKQAEAEGLDVVFKNAGFEWREAGCSMCLAMNPDKLVGRQLSASSSNRNFKGRQGSSSGRTLLMSPVMVIAAAVTGKVTDVRELMN